The proteins below are encoded in one region of Clostridium pasteurianum DSM 525 = ATCC 6013:
- a CDS encoding LCP family protein: MGEKRERKKSNKVMKTVIIIALALIICVGVGVTCFTVFYLSSINSKSSAININYLEPQKGQPVNILVAGVDIASNNSLELGKKNNIKKANAIVLLHYEPKDEKLKIISIPRDTMIKLNEKRQKINISNSVNGPKYLTNNVEELMNTKINYYVQLDYNAFRSVIDSLGGVDVNIDKNMNYDDNVQNLHINFDKGLTRLNGEKAEEYFRWVKNSSDKDSEGNDLLRIKNQQMLMESVINKFGKFSTIFRYPAIISSISKHLETNMTPNQILKYARIFSNLKNENISLTTAKGLKVSIEDENYFLLDTAGNAANLSTSKTVSKSEDINNSILKISILNGTDKAGLAKNYQTKFKDYGFNNIITGNAPKKPVENTKVVFYGTDENQLIQINNSINKGLKADSYEIVPQKTSKYDVLIILGNDLGI; the protein is encoded by the coding sequence GCTTTGGCTTTAATTATATGTGTTGGAGTCGGAGTTACATGTTTCACTGTTTTCTATTTATCAAGTATTAATAGTAAGTCCAGTGCTATTAATATTAATTATTTAGAACCACAGAAGGGGCAGCCTGTAAATATATTAGTAGCAGGAGTAGATATAGCTTCTAATAATTCCTTGGAGTTAGGAAAGAAAAATAATATAAAAAAGGCAAATGCCATAGTACTTCTTCACTATGAACCTAAGGATGAAAAGTTAAAAATTATCTCAATTCCAAGAGATACTATGATTAAACTAAATGAAAAAAGGCAGAAAATAAATATATCTAATTCTGTAAATGGTCCTAAGTATTTGACTAATAATGTAGAAGAGTTGATGAATACAAAGATTAATTATTATGTTCAATTGGACTATAATGCTTTTAGAAGTGTAATTGATTCTCTTGGTGGAGTTGATGTAAATATAGATAAGAACATGAATTATGATGATAATGTGCAAAATTTACATATAAATTTTGATAAGGGTCTTACTCGTTTAAATGGTGAAAAAGCAGAAGAATACTTTAGATGGGTTAAAAATAGCAGTGATAAAGATTCAGAAGGTAATGATTTACTTAGGATAAAGAATCAGCAGATGCTCATGGAGTCAGTTATAAATAAGTTTGGAAAATTTTCTACTATTTTTAGATATCCTGCTATAATATCTTCGATCTCTAAACATTTAGAAACAAATATGACTCCTAATCAAATTTTAAAGTATGCACGAATTTTCAGTAATTTAAAAAATGAAAATATAAGTCTTACTACAGCAAAAGGATTAAAAGTTTCTATTGAAGATGAAAATTATTTTTTATTGGATACAGCAGGTAATGCTGCTAATCTTTCTACATCTAAAACGGTAAGTAAATCTGAGGATATAAATAATTCAATATTAAAAATAAGTATACTAAATGGAACGGATAAAGCTGGACTTGCAAAAAATTATCAGACAAAGTTTAAGGATTATGGATTTAACAATATAATTACTGGTAATGCACCAAAAAAACCAGTAGAAAATACTAAAGTTGTTTTTTATGGTACTGATGAAAACCAGTTGATACAGATAAATAATAGTATAAATAAGGGTTTAAAAGCTGATAGTTATGAAATTGTACCGCAAAAGACTTCAAAATATGATGTATTAATTATTTTAGGAAATGATTTAGGCATATGA
- a CDS encoding RluA family pseudouridine synthase, with protein MNSKLTYYIENDDADIKIREYLKHKLNLSTRFIKKAAIEKRITVNDCAVKMNYVLRLKDRVEIDTFRKEEQDITPEKMDIDVIYEDQDLIVVNKPAGIVVHPTRSYPEGTLANGLLYYFKERGEKCIVRLVSRLDMDTSGLILIAKNQFSHMSLARDMKLDTFKKGYLAVVQGNLKEKYGTIDLPIYKQENNIRRVIDDRGQRSITHYEVVESFAQGELVKLQLETGRTHQIRVHLNSIGHPILGDTLYGGEDNNIIARQALHAYKLTFPHPRTDKIIELSTDLPEDIKNLIEILR; from the coding sequence ATGAATAGTAAACTCACATATTATATAGAAAATGATGATGCAGATATTAAAATAAGGGAATATCTAAAGCATAAATTAAATTTATCTACAAGGTTTATAAAAAAGGCAGCTATAGAAAAGAGAATAACCGTAAATGATTGTGCAGTAAAAATGAATTATGTACTTAGACTTAAAGACAGAGTTGAAATAGATACTTTTAGAAAAGAAGAGCAGGATATAACTCCTGAAAAGATGGATATTGATGTAATATATGAGGATCAGGATTTGATAGTTGTAAATAAACCAGCTGGAATTGTGGTTCATCCTACTAGAAGTTATCCAGAAGGAACTCTTGCCAATGGGCTTTTATATTACTTTAAAGAAAGAGGAGAAAAATGTATAGTCAGGCTTGTAAGCAGACTTGATATGGATACTTCTGGATTGATATTAATAGCTAAAAATCAATTTTCCCATATGTCATTGGCTAGGGATATGAAATTAGATACTTTTAAAAAGGGATATTTAGCTGTAGTACAAGGTAATTTAAAGGAGAAATATGGAACTATTGATCTGCCAATATATAAACAAGAGAATAATATAAGAAGAGTAATAGATGACAGAGGACAAAGAAGTATTACTCATTACGAAGTAGTGGAGAGTTTTGCACAAGGCGAACTTGTAAAGCTACAATTGGAAACAGGCAGAACTCATCAGATAAGAGTGCATTTAAACAGTATAGGACATCCAATTTTAGGAGATACCTTATATGGCGGTGAAGACAATAATATTATAGCAAGGCAGGCCTTGCATGCGTATAAACTTACATTTCCTCATCCAAGGACTGATAAAATAATAGAGCTTTCAACAGATTTACCTGAAGACATAAAGAATTTAATAGAAATTCTTAGATAA